From Bacteroidota bacterium, one genomic window encodes:
- a CDS encoding bifunctional (p)ppGpp synthetase/guanosine-3',5'-bis(diphosphate) 3'-pyrophosphohydrolase, with amino-acid sequence MKLLIDAILFASECHSGQVRKDGHTPYINHPLEVMHLLISEGGIDDHEILIAAVLHDVVEDTQVTGQDIREKFGKRVEKIVLELTDDKSLSKDERKKAQLDSAASLSREARFIRLSDKICNVYDILYAPPGNWGMDRRRDYLFWAEAVIEKIKGINEPLEKKFAELMKEGIRFLNA; translated from the coding sequence ATGAAACTCCTGATAGACGCTATTCTTTTTGCTTCTGAATGTCATTCGGGCCAAGTGCGGAAAGACGGACACACGCCTTATATCAATCATCCGCTTGAAGTGATGCACCTGCTCATTTCAGAAGGAGGAATTGATGATCATGAAATTCTTATTGCTGCCGTGCTGCACGATGTAGTAGAAGATACGCAGGTGACGGGTCAGGACATCCGTGAAAAATTCGGGAAGCGGGTAGAAAAAATCGTTCTTGAATTGACGGATGATAAATCGCTTTCGAAAGATGAAAGAAAAAAAGCACAACTTGATTCTGCTGCTTCGTTGTCGCGGGAAGCGCGATTCATTCGCCTGAGTGATAAGATCTGCAATGTGTACGATATTCTTTATGCACCTCCGGGAAACTGGGGAATGGATCGCAGGCGCGATTATTTATTCTGGGCAGAAGCGGTGATAGAAAAAATAAAAGGAATAAATGAACCGCTTGAAAAAAAATTCGCTGAGCTGATGAAAGAAGGAATACGTTTTCTCAATGCATGA
- a CDS encoding metal-dependent transcriptional regulator, translated as MSHSEENYLKAIWKLVAKNGEPVSTNDIAAIVSTKAASVTDMLKKLSEKKLIRYKPYRGVSLTGKGFSVAIEVVRKHRLWEVFLVEQLGYKWDEVHDIAEQLEHIHSSSLTEKLDAYLGFPKTDPHGDLIPDSEGKFPDNRSVLLSELRAGDKGVVTGVTEDNPVFLRHLDKTGTRIGSAFEIKNIVEYDRSIVVRINRKKIHMSPQITKNILVKKTRSASR; from the coding sequence ATGTCACATTCCGAAGAAAACTATCTCAAGGCGATCTGGAAACTCGTTGCAAAGAACGGCGAACCGGTCAGTACGAATGATATTGCCGCTATCGTGAGTACGAAGGCAGCTTCCGTTACCGATATGCTGAAAAAACTTTCTGAGAAAAAACTCATACGCTATAAACCCTATCGCGGCGTTTCACTTACCGGGAAAGGATTTTCTGTTGCAATAGAAGTAGTGCGAAAACACCGGCTCTGGGAAGTTTTCCTCGTCGAACAACTCGGTTACAAATGGGATGAAGTGCATGATATTGCCGAACAACTTGAGCATATTCACTCTTCTTCACTTACAGAAAAACTCGATGCTTACCTCGGTTTCCCGAAAACAGATCCGCATGGAGATCTTATTCCCGATAGCGAAGGAAAATTTCCGGACAACCGGAGTGTTCTTCTTTCAGAATTGCGCGCCGGCGACAAAGGCGTTGTGACCGGCGTAACAGAAGACAATCCTGTTTTTCTCCGCCACCTCGATAAAACCGGGACGCGGATTGGTAGTGCATTTGAAATAAAAAATATCGTTGAATACGATCGCTCCATAGTGGTCCGAATCAACAGAAAAAAAATCCACATGAGCCCGCAGATCACAAAAAATATTCTCGTTAAAAAAACAAGATCTGCTTCCCGATGA
- a CDS encoding rhomboid family intramembrane serine protease, whose amino-acid sequence MEEQNNDNTGNGTPERNPWWKNFLNAFIPKGDYFFTAIILDLNILVWIAMCLTGSNPIAPDSNDLVIWGANSRNLTLVHGQIWRMFTCMFVHFGIIHLAANMYAFFVIGRMLETFIGKWRFLILYICSGLGASAVSMWWHEDSVAVGASGAIFGTFGVFAALLTTDLINKEVRGRMLRGMLQAIGINLLIGLSWHIDNSAHIGGLITGTIGGYLIYFDLKKFYYQKINSHTFVFLSAVITFIGILIFRFITPLGGDVESLMLHFEQTETSAQHYLIAHTNEQLLENVEKNFIQPWQRCRAIADSLEGKNDITDSARIYFHGLGAYAEMKLNAGDYFLKAKKEKNSSFIDSAYNLNRKADEVRKKMLLLNFETESK is encoded by the coding sequence ATGGAAGAACAGAACAACGATAACACAGGGAACGGAACTCCGGAAAGAAATCCGTGGTGGAAGAATTTTCTGAATGCGTTTATTCCGAAAGGCGATTACTTTTTCACTGCGATCATTCTTGATCTGAATATTCTGGTGTGGATCGCGATGTGTTTGACCGGATCAAATCCCATTGCGCCTGACTCCAATGATCTTGTTATTTGGGGAGCGAATTCGAGAAACCTGACGCTTGTTCACGGACAAATCTGGAGAATGTTCACCTGTATGTTCGTGCATTTTGGTATCATCCATCTTGCTGCGAACATGTACGCGTTCTTTGTCATTGGAAGAATGCTTGAAACTTTCATCGGCAAATGGAGATTTTTAATTCTCTACATCTGTTCAGGATTAGGAGCAAGTGCAGTAAGCATGTGGTGGCACGAAGATTCTGTTGCAGTTGGTGCATCGGGCGCCATCTTCGGAACATTCGGGGTTTTTGCAGCGTTACTCACAACGGATCTTATCAATAAAGAAGTTCGCGGAAGAATGCTGAGAGGAATGTTGCAGGCGATAGGAATTAATTTACTCATCGGCCTTTCGTGGCACATTGATAATTCTGCGCACATCGGCGGACTTATTACCGGAACCATTGGAGGATATCTCATTTATTTCGATCTTAAAAAATTCTATTACCAGAAGATCAACAGTCACACTTTTGTTTTTTTATCGGCTGTGATCACCTTTATCGGTATTCTTATTTTTCGTTTCATAACTCCGCTTGGCGGCGATGTGGAATCGCTGATGCTTCACTTCGAACAAACGGAAACATCAGCGCAGCATTATCTTATTGCTCATACGAATGAACAGCTTCTTGAAAATGTAGAGAAGAATTTCATTCAGCCCTGGCAGCGTTGCCGCGCCATTGCCGATTCGCTCGAAGGAAAAAATGATATTACCGACAGTGCACGGATTTATTTTCACGGCCTTGGCGCTTATGCAGAAATGAAATTGAATGCCGGCGATTATTTTCTCAAAGCAAAAAAAGAAAAAAACAGTTCTTTCATTGACAGCGCATACAATTTGAACCGTAAGGCAGATGAGGTCAGAAAAAAAATGTTGCTGCTAAATTTTGAAACGGAATCAAAATAA
- a CDS encoding DUF721 domain-containing protein: protein MTVKKGNEYTIAEAIREMMETYRLDGKINELKVLNSWEKVMGPVISKYTKKMQINNRILFIELNSAPLREELSYGKTKIISMLNSEAGANVIDDIVLR from the coding sequence ATGACAGTCAAAAAAGGAAATGAGTACACGATAGCTGAGGCGATACGGGAAATGATGGAAACTTACCGGCTTGATGGGAAAATAAATGAACTGAAAGTCCTGAATTCCTGGGAAAAAGTGATGGGGCCGGTGATATCAAAATACACGAAGAAAATGCAGATCAATAACAGGATTCTTTTTATTGAATTGAATTCTGCTCCGCTTCGTGAAGAACTTTCTTATGGAAAAACAAAGATCATCAGTATGCTCAATTCCGAAGCAGGCGCAAATGTGATCGATGATATTGTATTACGCTGA
- a CDS encoding EboA domain-containing protein, whose protein sequence is MSIISFLPTDVSKAKKFLKEKLGGILEKNINEELESVLSGLKENTSADYLSNAFSKAVRLFGRSELKFSADEYAQAGKICEGWRPPRSIDKAVRTLILLQIPNENETEYVHTIEDLFSTADAGEQVVIYSALPLFYFPEKFIPRCMEGVRSNMGEVFEAVANENPFPSNYLPEDAFNQMVLKSLFVGKPLYKIQNLHKRPNKKLAHMASDYAHERWAAGRELNPETWQLVGDFLEMKDMTDMYRLSRSENYFERMAAAICCSQCQITDAEEIYAMSEYKMKVESGELNWRNLGVEIWTTK, encoded by the coding sequence ATGAGTATAATTTCATTTTTACCGACTGATGTTTCCAAGGCGAAGAAATTCCTGAAGGAAAAACTGGGCGGTATTCTTGAAAAAAATATTAACGAGGAACTGGAAAGCGTGCTGAGCGGGCTGAAAGAAAATACTTCGGCGGATTATTTATCGAATGCATTCAGTAAAGCAGTTCGCTTATTCGGAAGATCGGAATTGAAATTTTCTGCAGATGAATATGCGCAAGCCGGAAAGATCTGTGAAGGATGGAGGCCGCCGCGTTCAATTGATAAAGCGGTCCGCACGCTGATCCTTTTGCAGATTCCTAATGAGAATGAAACTGAATATGTGCATACTATTGAAGATCTTTTTTCTACGGCCGATGCCGGTGAGCAGGTGGTGATCTATTCTGCGCTTCCTCTTTTTTATTTTCCGGAAAAATTTATTCCGCGATGCATGGAAGGTGTTCGTTCAAATATGGGAGAAGTTTTTGAAGCTGTTGCCAATGAAAACCCGTTTCCGTCGAATTATCTTCCGGAAGATGCATTCAACCAGATGGTGTTGAAGTCTCTTTTTGTAGGAAAGCCATTGTATAAAATTCAGAATTTACACAAGCGGCCGAATAAAAAACTCGCGCACATGGCAAGCGATTACGCGCACGAGCGCTGGGCTGCGGGAAGAGAACTGAATCCGGAGACCTGGCAATTGGTTGGAGATTTTCTTGAAATGAAAGACATGACTGATATGTATCGCCTATCGCGAAGTGAAAATTATTTCGAGCGAATGGCAGCTGCAATCTGTTGTTCGCAATGCCAGATCACTGATGCTGAAGAAATTTATGCGATGAGTGAATACAAAATGAAAGTGGAAAGCGGAGAACTCAACTGGAGAAATCTCGGGGTTGAAATATGGACTACTAAATAA
- the ubiE gene encoding bifunctional demethylmenaquinone methyltransferase/2-methoxy-6-polyprenyl-1,4-benzoquinol methylase UbiE, with protein sequence MSSTITPYDSTTGKKTQVAKMFDNIAHRYDFINTLLSFGIHKSWRRKAVKKLLKFHPKTVLDVATGTGDFAIVSLKKLNPEKIVGVDISEGMLACGREKLKKAGLEKKIKLQYGDSENLPFADNTFDAITVGFGVRNFESLEKGLACMLRVLKPGGTLVILEFSRPSKFPAKQFYNFHFYKLTPAIGGMISKDKKAYRYLPESVKVFPDGKAFTDILEKTGFVNTTRQPLAFGIASIYTGMKEQVKQ encoded by the coding sequence ATGTCATCCACCATTACGCCTTACGATTCCACGACCGGAAAAAAAACGCAGGTCGCAAAGATGTTCGACAACATCGCGCATCGGTACGATTTCATCAATACGTTGCTTTCGTTTGGAATTCACAAAAGCTGGAGAAGAAAAGCGGTGAAAAAACTTCTGAAGTTTCATCCCAAAACAGTTCTTGATGTGGCAACCGGCACCGGCGATTTTGCGATTGTAAGTCTGAAAAAACTTAATCCCGAAAAAATTGTCGGCGTGGATATTTCCGAAGGCATGCTCGCGTGCGGGAGAGAAAAACTGAAAAAAGCAGGACTCGAAAAAAAAATTAAATTGCAATATGGCGATTCGGAAAATCTTCCATTTGCTGATAATACTTTTGATGCGATCACCGTGGGATTCGGCGTCAGGAATTTTGAATCGCTTGAGAAAGGGCTTGCTTGCATGCTGCGTGTTCTTAAACCCGGCGGCACACTGGTGATCCTGGAATTTTCACGCCCTTCGAAATTCCCTGCAAAGCAATTCTACAATTTTCATTTTTATAAATTGACTCCCGCTATTGGCGGAATGATCTCGAAAGACAAAAAGGCCTATCGTTATCTTCCTGAATCGGTGAAAGTATTTCCCGACGGAAAAGCATTCACCGATATTCTTGAAAAAACCGGATTTGTGAATACAACAAGGCAACCTTTGGCTTTTGGCATCGCCTCTATCTATACAGGGATGAAGGAACAGGTTAAACAATAA
- a CDS encoding Nramp family divalent metal transporter has translation MKYSSQNSNSLGDVHQTIDASVKRTGWKKFAAFFGPAYLVSVGYMDPGNWATDIAGGSKYGFTLLWVLVVSNFMALLLQSLSARLGLVTGLDLAQATRAHYPRTINFVLWIFAEIAIAACDLAEVLGMALGLKLLFGLPMIAGVLITFFDTFLLLALQRFGIRRMEAFIIGLISVIGLAFIAELFLAKPSAHDIIGGLKPVIPDSFALYITISIIGATVMPHNLYLHSALVQTRKIDRSPKGVWRAIRYNVFDSAIALNLALFVNAAILILAACAFFMKGRTDVQTIEAAHPLLAGLLGAKIAPVLFAIALIAAGQSSTLTGTLSGQIVMEGYLNIRLQPWIRRLITRFLAIIPAVITIMIAGEKMTNDLIILSQVILSLQLGFAIIPLIHFVSSKKLMGKFKINLQLIIPAWITAALIIVLNIFLVKFSIHDWLSKPGDHTVIRFLIIPVSILVGGLLLWITFRPLVSKALSEKKTKPHDVSHLPAIHENISFKRVAMCVDFSASDEVAISNAIGQGGKHATYILIHVTETAGARVMSAETEDMETTFDEKMLEVYGKKLREKGYQVETILGFGNPKEMIPKIVIEAKSDLLVIGAHGHNFFKDLLLGTTVETVRHRINIPVLIVRKSKH, from the coding sequence ATGAAATACAGTTCGCAAAATAGTAATTCACTCGGCGACGTTCATCAAACCATTGATGCTTCTGTGAAAAGAACCGGGTGGAAAAAATTCGCTGCATTCTTTGGCCCCGCTTATCTCGTGAGTGTCGGTTACATGGATCCGGGAAACTGGGCCACAGATATTGCCGGCGGAAGTAAATATGGTTTCACTTTATTGTGGGTGCTTGTCGTTTCAAACTTCATGGCACTGCTGTTGCAAAGCTTAAGCGCCCGGCTCGGATTGGTAACAGGGCTTGATCTCGCGCAGGCAACACGCGCACATTATCCGCGCACGATCAATTTTGTACTCTGGATATTTGCCGAGATCGCGATCGCCGCCTGCGATCTTGCTGAAGTTCTTGGTATGGCGCTCGGTTTAAAATTACTTTTTGGTTTGCCAATGATCGCCGGAGTTCTCATCACATTTTTCGACACGTTCCTCCTGCTCGCTTTGCAGCGATTCGGAATAAGAAGAATGGAAGCATTCATCATCGGACTCATTAGTGTGATCGGCCTTGCATTCATTGCAGAATTATTTCTTGCTAAACCTTCTGCACACGATATCATTGGCGGACTCAAGCCAGTGATCCCCGATTCATTTGCATTGTACATTACGATCAGCATCATTGGTGCAACAGTGATGCCGCATAATTTGTACCTGCATTCCGCACTCGTGCAAACGCGGAAGATCGATCGTTCGCCGAAAGGAGTGTGGCGCGCGATACGTTATAATGTTTTCGATTCGGCGATCGCGCTTAATCTTGCTTTGTTTGTGAATGCAGCGATTCTCATTCTTGCCGCCTGCGCATTTTTTATGAAAGGAAGAACAGATGTACAAACAATAGAAGCAGCACATCCGTTACTCGCAGGTTTACTCGGTGCGAAAATTGCACCTGTTCTTTTTGCGATCGCATTGATCGCGGCAGGGCAAAGTTCAACACTTACCGGAACACTCTCGGGCCAGATCGTGATGGAAGGTTATCTCAACATTCGTTTGCAACCGTGGATACGCCGTCTCATCACACGATTTCTCGCGATCATTCCTGCGGTGATCACGATCATGATCGCTGGAGAAAAAATGACGAACGACCTTATCATCCTCAGCCAGGTGATCCTGAGTCTTCAACTTGGATTTGCGATCATTCCGCTTATCCATTTTGTGAGCAGTAAAAAACTCATGGGAAAATTCAAAATCAATCTGCAACTCATCATTCCGGCATGGATCACCGCGGCACTGATCATCGTGCTCAATATTTTTCTTGTAAAATTTTCCATTCACGACTGGCTTTCAAAACCCGGCGATCACACGGTGATCCGTTTTCTCATTATCCCTGTTTCCATTCTTGTCGGAGGTTTATTATTGTGGATCACATTTCGTCCGCTGGTTTCCAAAGCACTTTCAGAAAAGAAAACAAAACCTCATGATGTTTCACATCTGCCGGCGATACACGAGAATATTTCATTCAAGCGTGTGGCGATGTGTGTTGATTTTTCTGCGAGCGATGAAGTGGCCATCAGCAATGCTATTGGCCAGGGTGGAAAACATGCAACTTACATCCTGATCCACGTAACCGAAACTGCGGGCGCGCGCGTAATGAGTGCCGAAACGGAAGACATGGAAACCACCTTCGATGAAAAAATGCTGGAGGTTTATGGAAAAAAACTACGCGAGAAAGGTTACCAGGTGGAAACCATTCTCGGTTTTGGTAATCCGAAAGAAATGATCCCGAAGATTGTGATCGAAGCAAAAAGTGATCTGCTCGTGATAGGAGCGCACGGACATAATTTTTTCAAAGACCTTCTTCTCGGAACGACTGTAGAAACTGTGCGGCACCGGATAAATATTCCTGTTCTTATTGTAAGAAAAAGTAAACATTAG
- a CDS encoding FAD-binding protein — MIRSLQLALTPAQANDAREIRAQICEATGIDPESLNGFLLRKRSIDARSRFVKIMLSVDVFIDEPVMNKIFSWQPKEVSGKEEVVIIGAGPAGLFAALRLIDLGKKPILLERGKDVRRRRRDLAILNKEMIVDPDSNYCFGEGGAGTYSDGKLYTRSGKRGDINSVLELFVAHGADENILIDAHPHIGTNKLPEIIVKIRENILASGGEIHFDTRVTDFMLNEKKIISVTAVRNGTEKEFPAKNIILATGHSARDIFELLHRKKILIEAKPFAMGVRVEHPQELIDSLQYRCRVEEVQNLRKYLPPAPYSLVHQVDGKGVYSFCMCPGGIIAPCATAQEEIVTNGWSPSKRNNPFANSGIVVPVDPLELKNENGSAEFSGLNFQRQLERAAWEAGGKTQVAPAQALADFAYGNFSRKLPECSYTPGIISAPLHELLPASIGKRLQEGFREFGKKMKGYLSNEAVVVGVESRTSSPVRIPRDKEKLHHVEITNLFPCGEGAGYAGGIVSAAMDGQKCAEMIAVL, encoded by the coding sequence ATGATCCGTTCACTTCAATTAGCGCTCACGCCTGCACAGGCGAATGACGCGCGGGAAATACGTGCGCAGATATGCGAAGCCACTGGTATCGATCCTGAATCACTGAATGGTTTTCTATTGCGCAAAAGATCCATTGATGCACGTTCGCGTTTTGTGAAGATCATGCTCAGCGTAGATGTTTTCATTGACGAACCGGTGATGAATAAAATTTTCTCCTGGCAACCGAAAGAGGTGAGTGGAAAAGAAGAAGTGGTTATCATCGGGGCAGGCCCTGCGGGATTATTCGCAGCACTGCGTTTGATTGATCTCGGGAAAAAACCAATTCTTCTCGAACGCGGAAAAGATGTACGAAGAAGAAGACGTGATCTTGCTATACTCAATAAAGAAATGATCGTGGATCCCGATTCCAATTATTGTTTTGGCGAAGGCGGAGCAGGAACCTATTCCGATGGAAAATTATACACGCGTTCCGGAAAAAGAGGAGACATCAATTCTGTACTGGAATTATTTGTGGCCCATGGCGCCGATGAAAATATTCTCATTGATGCGCATCCGCACATAGGAACCAACAAACTACCGGAGATCATCGTGAAGATCCGGGAGAATATTCTTGCTTCCGGCGGAGAGATTCATTTCGATACGCGCGTAACTGATTTTATGCTCAATGAAAAAAAGATCATTTCAGTCACTGCTGTCCGGAATGGAACGGAAAAAGAATTTCCTGCAAAGAATATTATTCTCGCCACCGGCCATTCTGCGCGCGATATTTTCGAACTGCTTCATCGCAAAAAAATTCTGATCGAGGCAAAACCATTCGCGATGGGCGTGCGCGTGGAGCATCCGCAGGAACTGATCGATTCATTGCAATATCGTTGTCGTGTGGAAGAAGTGCAGAACCTGAGAAAATATTTACCGCCTGCTCCCTACTCGCTCGTTCACCAGGTGGATGGAAAAGGAGTTTATTCTTTCTGCATGTGCCCGGGCGGAATCATTGCGCCATGCGCGACCGCTCAGGAAGAAATTGTGACGAATGGATGGTCGCCTTCGAAGAGAAATAATCCATTTGCAAATTCCGGCATCGTTGTTCCGGTTGATCCGTTGGAATTGAAAAATGAAAATGGTAGTGCGGAATTTTCAGGATTGAATTTTCAGCGTCAGCTCGAACGTGCAGCATGGGAAGCCGGCGGAAAAACCCAAGTCGCACCCGCGCAGGCGCTCGCTGATTTTGCCTATGGAAATTTTTCGCGCAAACTTCCGGAATGCTCCTATACGCCGGGAATTATTTCTGCGCCGCTGCACGAATTACTTCCCGCATCTATCGGGAAAAGATTGCAGGAAGGATTCCGTGAATTCGGAAAAAAAATGAAAGGATACCTTTCGAATGAAGCCGTGGTGGTTGGAGTGGAATCGAGAACATCTTCTCCCGTGCGCATTCCGCGCGATAAAGAAAAATTGCATCACGTAGAGATCACGAATCTTTTTCCGTGCGGAGAAGGAGCAGGATATGCGGGAGGAATTGTTTCTGCGGCAATGGACGGGCAGAAATGTGCGGAGATGATCGCGGTTCTGTAA
- a CDS encoding PorT family protein gives MRFIFLRFILFVSLLPAALCAQQGAQSAMNRAEYYGDPIHFGFYLGVNRTNFVITPVQNWRSVAGDSLKTILSKPATGFNLGIVSELRMMEYVTLRFTPDIAFGSRELEYHFAGQDTFDIVKKVESTFLDFPLDVKVRSKRLGNFAAYMIGGGKYVLDLASQKDVNNASVSSAQQVVKIARDDWAYEAGAGVDFFLPYFKFGIELKLSMGLRNLLIKDDTVYARTLDSLKSQVFLVSFTFEG, from the coding sequence ATGCGTTTCATTTTTTTGCGGTTCATTCTTTTTGTTTCACTGCTGCCGGCAGCACTTTGTGCACAACAGGGCGCGCAGTCGGCCATGAACCGTGCCGAATATTATGGCGACCCTATCCACTTCGGATTTTATCTCGGCGTAAACAGGACGAATTTCGTAATCACGCCCGTGCAAAACTGGAGAAGTGTGGCCGGCGATTCATTGAAAACAATTTTATCAAAGCCGGCTACCGGGTTCAACCTGGGAATTGTTTCAGAATTGCGAATGATGGAGTATGTAACGCTGCGTTTCACTCCCGATATTGCTTTCGGTTCGCGCGAACTCGAATACCATTTTGCCGGACAGGACACGTTCGATATTGTAAAAAAAGTAGAATCTACTTTTCTTGATTTCCCGCTCGATGTAAAAGTGCGTTCGAAACGTCTCGGAAATTTTGCAGCTTACATGATCGGTGGTGGAAAATATGTGCTCGATCTCGCATCGCAGAAAGATGTAAATAATGCTTCTGTTTCTTCGGCGCAGCAAGTGGTGAAGATCGCGAGAGACGACTGGGCCTACGAAGCAGGAGCCGGTGTCGATTTTTTTCTTCCTTATTTTAAATTCGGAATTGAGTTGAAACTTTCCATGGGACTGCGCAACCTGCTCATTAAAGACGACACCGTTTACGCACGCACGCTCGATTCGCTGAAATCGCAGGTGTTTCTTGTTTCCTTCACATTCGAGGGATAA
- a CDS encoding gliding motility-associated C-terminal domain-containing protein codes for MKKKLTLFIAACSFSAIPVLAQVSTQTDNDIVLDSLAGFQVDVALQQCGEASDPVEANNQIELAKRNYIDQKFHLGKYSAGYTPPNLKQNNPSYPDVACDNVDFELGDFTGWAGAIGDNTVSSLGPLQSQTPGIFTMGLNAALSNSSARHTIVSNAFGPDPYGGFPVVPTGGGIYAARMGGTTPNYQGEILEQTFIVGPNSTSFAYQYACVLWSGGHQPSWQPYMRIEVLDPSGQPINSCTQLYVVAGTSATINGFFQYAPDTTIYYKPWTTVNFDLSAYLNQQVTVRFTVAGCTQSGHWGYAYVDCACSSLAAQVHFCPGNTQLILTAPTGYGSYQWLDPNHTPINGATNDTLIVSNPTVGDTFYVYLVSSVDTSCHNTLPVALEYTHIFPNATATPASCWRFSDGTLAASATMGIPPYTYAWNTTPPASTANVTNVPPGTYIVNLTDSLGCTDFDTVTVNEPARLDTSNIIYDFCPGDPDIKLIAPSGYQNYTWIGPNSDTLAYLSSSNTITVTGPQIGAEYMCVLWSPPACPIYDSIILNLNPPVNFFNPDTTVNVFTPNGDMKNDFFYPYYDQTVANQTSTTNSTPAYDFRYLYIDVYEIWIYDRWGNQVFYSNDYNIGWDGKAHGKDCTEGVYYWVTKMTSRCKPGMAPIENHGFVHVIR; via the coding sequence ATGAAAAAAAAACTTACTCTATTCATCGCAGCCTGCTCATTTTCTGCGATTCCTGTGTTAGCACAGGTTTCCACGCAAACTGATAATGACATCGTGTTGGATTCTCTTGCAGGATTCCAGGTTGATGTTGCATTACAGCAATGCGGTGAAGCAAGCGACCCTGTTGAAGCAAACAACCAGATCGAACTCGCAAAACGCAATTACATCGATCAGAAATTCCATCTCGGAAAATATTCTGCCGGATATACTCCTCCGAATCTGAAACAGAATAATCCTTCCTATCCGGATGTAGCTTGTGATAACGTCGATTTTGAATTAGGTGATTTTACAGGTTGGGCAGGAGCGATCGGTGACAATACCGTGAGTTCACTCGGCCCTCTTCAGTCTCAAACTCCTGGTATTTTCACTATGGGATTGAATGCTGCGCTCAGCAATTCTTCTGCGCGTCATACTATTGTTTCAAATGCTTTTGGTCCCGATCCTTATGGCGGATTTCCTGTTGTACCAACAGGTGGCGGAATTTATGCTGCAAGAATGGGAGGCACCACACCAAACTACCAGGGAGAAATTCTCGAACAAACTTTTATTGTGGGCCCGAATTCTACAAGTTTTGCTTACCAGTATGCTTGTGTGCTTTGGAGCGGAGGACACCAACCGAGTTGGCAACCTTATATGCGTATTGAAGTGCTCGATCCAAGCGGACAACCGATTAATTCATGCACACAGCTTTATGTGGTTGCAGGAACTTCCGCAACTATAAATGGATTTTTCCAGTATGCTCCTGACACTACTATTTATTATAAACCGTGGACAACAGTGAACTTTGACTTATCTGCTTATCTCAATCAGCAGGTGACTGTTCGTTTCACTGTTGCAGGATGTACGCAGAGTGGCCATTGGGGATATGCTTATGTAGATTGTGCATGTTCTTCACTCGCAGCTCAGGTTCACTTCTGCCCTGGCAATACTCAACTGATACTTACTGCACCAACCGGTTACGGTTCTTATCAGTGGCTCGATCCGAATCATACTCCTATCAACGGCGCAACGAATGATACATTGATCGTAAGCAATCCAACCGTTGGAGATACTTTCTATGTTTATCTCGTTTCTTCGGTGGACACAAGTTGTCATAATACTCTTCCGGTTGCTCTTGAGTACACTCATATTTTCCCGAACGCCACAGCCACGCCTGCGAGTTGTTGGCGTTTCTCAGATGGTACACTGGCCGCAAGTGCCACAATGGGAATTCCTCCTTACACCTACGCGTGGAATACAACTCCACCTGCAAGTACGGCCAATGTTACCAATGTACCACCCGGCACTTACATCGTTAATCTCACCGACTCGCTGGGTTGTACTGATTTCGATACGGTCACGGTTAATGAACCGGCGCGATTAGACACGTCAAATATTATTTATGATTTCTGTCCGGGTGATCCTGATATCAAACTCATCGCTCCTTCCGGTTACCAGAATTATACCTGGATCGGTCCGAATTCAGATACACTTGCTTACCTCAGTTCTTCGAATACAATCACTGTAACGGGTCCGCAGATAGGTGCTGAATATATGTGTGTGCTCTGGTCACCGCCCGCTTGTCCGATCTACGATAGTATTATTCTGAATCTGAATCCGCCAGTAAACTTCTTCAACCCGGATACAACTGTGAACGTGTTCACGCCTAACGGCGACATGAAGAATGATTTCTTCTACCCGTATTATGATCAGACGGTAGCGAACCAGACTTCAACCACGAATTCTACTCCTGCTTATGATTTCCGTTATCTCTACATTGATGTTTACGAGATATGGATCTATGACCGCTGGGGCAACCAGGTTTTCTACTCCAATGATTACAATATTGGTTGGGATGGAAAAGCGCACGGCAAAGATTGTACAGAAGGCGTTTACTATTGGGTAACGAAAATGACATCGCGCTGCAAACCGGGAATGGCTCCAATAGAAAATCACGGATTCGTTCACGTCATCAGGTAA